A stretch of bacterium DNA encodes these proteins:
- a CDS encoding AbrB/MazE/SpoVT family DNA-binding domain-containing protein, protein MITKVQKWGNSLAVRIPRSVAQDTHLSSGNSVDVAVQDGQIVIAPARRPRFRLDELLKGVTTQNRHCESDSGVAIGREAW, encoded by the coding sequence ATGATCACAAAAGTCCAAAAATGGGGAAATAGTCTGGCGGTCCGGATTCCGCGGTCCGTTGCGCAGGATACGCATTTAAGTTCAGGAAATTCGGTGGATGTGGCTGTTCAGGATGGTCAGATTGTGATTGCTCCAGCCCGGCGGCCACGTTTTCGTCTCGATGAACTGCTCAAAGGCGTCACGACGCAGAATCGACATTGTGAATCTGACTCGGGGGTTGCCATCGGACGGGAGGCTTGGTAA